In a genomic window of Nocardiopsis mwathae:
- a CDS encoding type I polyketide synthase: MDDTKLIEALRSALKENERLRDRNRRLLYKAGEPVAVVGAGCRFPGGIASGEELWEVVSRGADAVGAFPDDRGWDLEGLFSGDAEAAGTSYVREGGFVECAGEFDAAFFGVSPREAVAMDPQQRLLLETSWEAVESGGVDPSSLRGSGTGVFVGLVAQDYGPRIADAPPGLDDLTLTGGMAGVASGRIAYTLGLQGPAVTIDTACSSSLVALHLAVRSLRAGECSLALAGGATIMATPGMYIQFSRQRGLAPDGRCKAFAAAADGTGWSEGVGVLLLERLSDARANGRRILGVVRGTAVNQDGASNGLTAPSGPAQERVIRAALADAGLSAGDVDAVEAHGTGTRLGDPIEANALLATYGREHGGDDPLWLGSLKSNIGHAVAAAGVGGVIKVLMAMRHGVLPPTLHVDAPTPEVDWSSGSVRLLSEGREWARNGRPRRAGVSSFGISGTNAHAVLEEPPADDAPAPVPVPRQRSTGTPRTLVWPISGHSGAALRAQAARLRDFAADGCDVADTGWSLASGRAHLEHRGAVVGRERSDFLRGLDELAEGVPGAVSLQDRAVRGTGKTAYLFAGQGAQRVGMGRGLYGAWPVFAEAFDEVCAGFGGSLGRPLRDVVFAEERSGDAALLDLTQYTQPALFAVEVALFRLLESFGVRPDFLLGHSVGELAAVHVAGGLSLADACGLVAARGRLMGSVGRGAMVAVGASEAEVAGSLGEDVAVAAVNGPSSVVVSGDERGVGEVEREWRARGARVRRLRVGCGFHSPCVDGVLEELREVAAGLSWGRLELGVVSGVTGRSLGGDEVGDAGYWVRQARAAVRFGDGVRWLLEEGVTTFIELGPGRELSGLAAETVAAHTGRDTPALVPVMDPDQDEPERWVRALAEAYTSGVDVDWAPLFPGARRTELPTYAFQRRHYWLDATGATANRATDNTPAPVPKTPDFAALGPAERERELLTTVRALTAAVLGHTDPAEIDDHRGFLDAGGDSLSAVRLRDRLRAATGLDLPTTVAFDHPTPAGLTRHLADRFAEAEGGSVLREVERIEAALVTDALPESVRCTAVTRLRALVDRIDADGSPAAGAASASAADDLRDASDEELLAYIDKEFGIS; the protein is encoded by the coding sequence ATGGACGACACCAAGCTGATCGAGGCCCTGCGCTCCGCGCTCAAGGAGAACGAGCGCCTGCGCGACCGGAACCGCCGCCTGCTGTACAAGGCCGGTGAGCCGGTGGCGGTGGTGGGCGCGGGGTGCCGCTTCCCCGGCGGGATCGCATCGGGGGAGGAGCTGTGGGAGGTCGTCTCCCGGGGGGCCGACGCGGTCGGGGCGTTTCCGGATGACCGCGGATGGGATCTGGAGGGGTTGTTCAGCGGCGATGCGGAGGCGGCGGGGACGTCGTATGTGCGGGAGGGTGGGTTCGTCGAGTGTGCGGGGGAGTTCGACGCCGCCTTCTTCGGGGTGTCGCCGCGTGAGGCGGTGGCGATGGATCCGCAGCAGCGGTTGCTGCTGGAGACGTCGTGGGAGGCGGTGGAGTCCGGGGGTGTGGACCCGTCGTCGCTGCGGGGGTCGGGGACGGGGGTGTTCGTCGGTCTGGTCGCCCAGGACTACGGCCCACGCATCGCCGACGCCCCGCCCGGACTCGACGACCTGACCCTCACCGGCGGCATGGCGGGGGTGGCCTCCGGCCGGATCGCCTACACCCTCGGGCTTCAGGGGCCGGCTGTCACGATCGACACCGCGTGCTCCTCGTCGTTGGTGGCACTGCACCTGGCGGTGCGGTCGCTGCGTGCGGGGGAGTGCTCCCTGGCCCTGGCCGGAGGCGCCACGATCATGGCGACGCCCGGCATGTACATCCAGTTCAGCCGTCAGCGGGGGTTGGCGCCCGACGGCCGGTGCAAGGCGTTCGCCGCGGCGGCCGACGGGACGGGGTGGTCGGAGGGGGTGGGGGTGCTCCTGCTGGAGCGGTTGTCCGATGCGCGGGCCAACGGACGTCGCATCCTGGGCGTCGTGCGCGGCACCGCCGTCAACCAGGACGGCGCCTCCAACGGGCTGACCGCGCCCAGCGGCCCGGCGCAGGAGCGCGTCATCCGCGCCGCGTTGGCCGATGCGGGGTTGTCGGCGGGGGATGTGGATGCGGTGGAGGCGCATGGGACGGGTACGCGGCTGGGTGATCCGATCGAGGCGAACGCGCTGTTGGCGACCTATGGGCGGGAGCACGGTGGGGATGATCCGCTGTGGTTGGGGTCGTTGAAGTCCAATATCGGCCATGCGGTGGCGGCGGCGGGGGTCGGTGGGGTGATCAAGGTGCTGATGGCGATGCGCCATGGTGTGTTGCCGCCGACGTTGCATGTGGATGCGCCGACGCCGGAGGTGGACTGGTCCTCGGGTTCGGTCCGGTTGCTGTCCGAGGGGCGTGAGTGGGCCCGCAACGGGCGCCCGCGCCGCGCCGGGGTCTCCTCCTTCGGGATCAGCGGTACCAATGCCCACGCCGTCCTCGAAGAACCGCCCGCCGACGACGCCCCCGCGCCTGTCCCCGTTCCACGTCAGCGCAGCACGGGGACACCCCGAACGCTTGTCTGGCCGATCTCCGGGCACAGCGGCGCCGCACTGCGTGCGCAGGCCGCGCGTCTGCGGGACTTCGCCGCCGACGGCTGCGACGTCGCGGACACGGGGTGGTCGCTGGCGTCGGGGCGGGCCCACCTGGAGCACCGGGGGGCGGTGGTCGGCCGGGAGCGCTCCGACTTCCTCCGCGGCCTGGACGAACTCGCCGAGGGCGTCCCCGGAGCCGTATCCCTGCAGGACCGCGCCGTGCGCGGCACCGGCAAGACCGCCTACCTGTTCGCCGGTCAGGGGGCGCAGCGTGTGGGGATGGGGCGTGGGTTGTATGGGGCATGGCCGGTGTTCGCGGAGGCGTTCGATGAGGTGTGCGCGGGGTTCGGGGGGTCGCTGGGGCGGCCGTTGCGCGATGTGGTGTTCGCGGAGGAGAGGTCGGGGGACGCGGCGCTGCTGGACCTGACGCAGTACACCCAGCCGGCGCTGTTCGCGGTGGAGGTGGCGCTGTTCCGGTTGCTGGAGTCCTTCGGGGTGCGCCCCGACTTCCTGCTGGGGCATTCGGTGGGGGAGCTGGCGGCGGTTCACGTCGCGGGTGGGCTGTCGTTGGCCGATGCGTGTGGGTTGGTGGCGGCGCGGGGGCGGTTGATGGGGAGTGTGGGCCGCGGCGCGATGGTGGCGGTGGGGGCGTCGGAGGCGGAGGTCGCGGGGTCGCTGGGCGAGGACGTCGCGGTGGCGGCGGTGAACGGTCCGTCGTCGGTGGTGGTGTCGGGGGACGAGCGGGGTGTGGGCGAGGTCGAGCGGGAGTGGCGTGCCCGCGGGGCGCGGGTGCGGCGGTTGCGTGTGGGGTGCGGCTTCCATTCGCCGTGTGTGGACGGCGTGCTGGAGGAGCTTCGGGAGGTCGCTGCGGGGCTGTCGTGGGGGCGGCTGGAGCTGGGTGTGGTGTCGGGCGTGACGGGTCGGTCGTTGGGCGGGGACGAGGTGGGGGATGCGGGGTACTGGGTGCGCCAGGCGCGCGCGGCGGTGCGGTTCGGTGACGGTGTGCGGTGGTTGCTGGAGGAGGGGGTGACCACCTTCATCGAACTCGGACCGGGCCGCGAACTCTCCGGGCTCGCCGCCGAAACCGTCGCGGCCCATACCGGCCGGGACACACCCGCACTGGTTCCCGTCATGGATCCCGACCAGGACGAGCCCGAGCGGTGGGTGCGGGCGTTGGCGGAGGCGTACACCTCGGGTGTGGATGTGGACTGGGCGCCGTTGTTCCCCGGTGCCCGGCGGACCGAGCTGCCGACCTACGCCTTCCAGCGCCGCCACTACTGGCTCGACGCCACCGGCGCCACGGCGAACCGCGCCACCGATAACACACCGGCCCCCGTCCCCAAGACCCCCGACTTCGCCGCCCTCGGCCCCGCCGAACGCGAGCGGGAACTCCTCACCACCGTCCGCGCGCTGACCGCCGCGGTGCTCGGCCACACCGACCCCGCCGAGATCGACGACCACCGCGGATTCCTCGACGCGGGAGGCGACTCGCTGAGCGCCGTGCGGCTCCGCGACCGCCTTCGCGCGGCCACCGGACTGGACCTGCCCACCACCGTCGCCTTCGACCACCCCACCCCCGCCGGCCTCACCCGCCACCTCGCCGACCGGTTCGCCGAGGCCGAGGGCGGATCCGTACTCCGCGAGGTCGAGCGGATCGAAGCCGCCCTGGTCACCGACGCCCTGCCCGAGTCCGTCCGCTGCACCGCCGTCACGCGGCTGCGGGCGCTGGTGGACCGCATCGACGCCGATGGCTCCCCGGCCGCGGGCGCGGCTTCCGCCTCCGCCGCCGACGACCTCCGCGACGCCTCCGACGAGGAACTTCTCGCCTATATCGACAAGGAGTTCGGGATCTCCTGA